The proteins below are encoded in one region of Podarcis raffonei isolate rPodRaf1 chromosome 8, rPodRaf1.pri, whole genome shotgun sequence:
- the KCNQ4 gene encoding potassium voltage-gated channel subfamily KQT member 4 isoform X4 → MIVVFGMEYIIRVWSAGCCCRYRGWQGRFRFARKPFCVIDFIVCIASLAVIAAGTQGNIFATSALRSMRFLQILRMVRMDRRGGTWKLLGSVVYAHSKELITAWYIGFLVLIFASFLVYLAEKDTNKDFLTYADSLWWGTITLTTIGYGDKTPQTWLGRVLAACFALLGISFFALPAGILGSGFALKVQEQHRQKHFEKRRTPAANLIQAAWRLYSTDVSRAYLTATWCYYDSILPSFRELVLMFDHLHRARNGGLRNSEVRKFPDGAPPPYHSFTSGLKTIHPPFCSGESWKEEEAPPHKCLRLSNKMGIKDRIRLNNSQRQGSRGKQHLVPPLRRSPSTENVNEAISPTKVQKSWSFNDRTRFRASLRLKPRTPVEVDGAAEESSEEKAYQCDLTFEDIMPAVKMLIRAVRILKFLVAKRKFKETLRPYDVKDVIEQYSAGHLDMLGRIKSLQTRVDQIVGRGSIAIDKKKGEKTPLEVELADDFSMLGRVVKVEKQVQSIEHKLDLLLGVYSQCLRKGSVNSISLTAMPIPTGEPDITSDYHSPVDHEDISVSAQTLNISRSASTNMD, encoded by the exons ATGATTGTGGTTTTTGGCATGGAGTACATCATCAGGGTCTGGTCAgccggctgctgctgccgctacaGAGGCTGGCAGGGACGCTTTCGATTTGCCCGGAAACCTTTCTGTGTCATAG ATTTCATCGTTTGCATTGCTTCTCTGGCCGTCATCGCTGCTGGCACCCAGGGGAACATCTTTGCTACCTCGGCACTGCGCAGCATGCGCTTCCTACAGATCTTGCGCATGGTGCGCATGGACCGCCGCGGCGGCACCTGGAAGCtcctgggctcagtggtttatgcGCACAGCAAG gagctgatcacagcTTGGTACATCGGTTTCCTGGTCCTCATCTTCGCCTCCTTCCTTGTCTACCTGGCAGAGAAAGATACCAACAAAGATTTTCTCACCTATGCAGACTCACTCTGGTGGGGTACG ATCACACTCACCACCATTGGCTACGGGGACAAGACCCCACAGACGTGGCTGGGCCGGGTGTTGGCAGCCTGCTTTGCCCTTCTGGGCATTTCCTTCTTTGCTCTACCTGCT GGGATCCTGGGCTCGGGGTTTGCTCTCAAAGTCCAAGAGCAACATCGGCAGAAGCATTTTGAGAAGAGACGGACACCGGCGGCCAACTTGATCCAG GCTGCGTGGCGCCTCTACTCAACGGATGTCAGCCGGGCCTACCTGACAGCCACCTGGTGCTATTACGACAGCATCCTTCCATCATTTAG AGAACTGGTCCTTATGTTTGACCACTTGCACCGAGCTCGCAACGGGGGGCTCAGGAACTCTGAGGTGAGGAAATTCCCCGATGGAGCTCCACCACCGTATCACTCCTTCACCTCTGGCCTGAAAACCATCCATCCTCCATTTTGCTCGGGGGAAAG CTGGAAAGAAGAGGAAGCTCCGCCCCACAAGTGTTTACGCCTAAG CAATAAAATGGGCATCAAGGACCGCATCCGCCTGAACAATTCCCAGAGGCAGGGCAGCCGGGGGAAGCAGCATCTGGTCCCACCTCTCCGCCGCTCTCCCAGCACTGAGAATGTCAACGAGGCCATCAGCCCCACCAAGGTGCAGAAGAGCTGGAGCTTCAACGACAGGACAAGATTCCGGGCCTCGTTGAGGCTGAAGCCCCGGACACctgtggagg TTGATGGAGCTGCAGAGGAAAGCAGTGAGGAGAAGGCCTACCAGTGTGACTTGACTTTTGAGGACATCATGCCTGCTGTGAAGATGCTCATCAGGGCAGTGAG AATCCTCAAGTTTCTGGTGGCCAAGAGGAAGTTCAAGGAGACGTTGCGTCCGTATGACGTCAAGGATGTCATTGAGCAGTACTCAGCTGGTCACCTGGACATGCTTGGCAGGATCAAAAGTCTCCAGACCCG TGTGGATCAGATTGTGGGCCGGGGGTCTATCGCTATCGATaagaaaaaaggggagaagaCACCACTGGAGGTGGAGCTGGCGGACGACTTCAGTATGTTGGGCCGAGTGGTCAAGGTGGAGAAGCAG GTGCAGTCCATTGAGCACAAGTTGGATTTGCTCTTGGGTGTCTATTCTCAATGCTTGCGGAAAGGGTCCGTGAACTCCATCAGCCTGACAGCAATGCCGATCCCCACCGGGGAGCCTGACATCACCTCCGACTATCACAGCCCTGTGGACCACGAGGACATCTCTGTCTCTGCTCAGACCTTGAACATCTCCCGGTCGGCTAGCACCAACATGGACTAA